The Aeromicrobium yanjiei DNA segment GTGGAGGTTCGGCCTCCCCTGTCCGGCGGACGCGTCCCCCGGGGGCGCGGTGTTTCTGCCACCGTTTGGAGGCGTCCCCCGGGGGCGCGGTGTTTCTGCCACCGTTTGGACGCGTTCTCGGCTCCATATGGTGGCGGAAACACCGCGCCGGGCGTATTCGGTGGCAGAAACACCGCGCCGACGGAAACCCGATCTCCGCTCACCGCTCTCGTCAGGACCGGCATCACTGATCGCAGAACGTCGAGCGCAAGGCATCGAGATCCGTGGTGGTCGGACGTTCGGTCTCGACCCTGCTGTCCCGGTCACCGCCGATGAGCCACTGGCCGTCGTCGAGCGCGTCGAGCTCAGCGGTCGTGAACCCGACCGACCCCATGGTGTGGTCGGTGTCCCCGCCCGCGGACACGGAGTACGTCGCCCGCGGGTCCAGGTCCTCCAGGGCATCCTTGACCTCCCAGTCCCCACCGGGATCAGCGGTGTCGAGGACGACGACATCCTGATTGTCGATGTCCGTGATCCACCGTGCGTCGTCGACGCGCTCCCTCGGCCCGTCGGTCCGCAGGGGCCCCGCGTGACTGATGGCGACGCGCTCGAGCGCGGTGTCGTCGCAGCGCATCACCGCCACCAGCAGGTGCCCGTCGCGCTGCGACAACGCCACGATCCCGACCTGCGCGGGACTGCACCCGGACAGCAGCACCATCGCGCCGGCGGCCAGCAGGACTGCCACGACGAGTCGGTCAGCTACGGCCATCACTCCCCCGATACATCGTCGTGGATGCTGAGTTTGCCGGACATCGAAGCCTGGCAGGGCGAGTATGGAGAACCCAGCCACGAACCATCGGGAGACATCATGCTTCGCCAGATCACCACCGCCGTCTGCACCGTCGCCATCGCCGGCGTCGGCGTCGTTGCCGTGACGTCGCCTGCCGAGGCGGCGAGCAAGACGTACAAGAACTGCACGGCACTCAACAAGGACTACAAGCACGGTGTCGGCAAGCCGGGAGCCAAGGACAAGACGTCCGGCACCCCCGTCACGAACTTCAAGCGGAGCGCGAAGATCTACAAGAAGAACAAGAAGTCCGACCGCGACAAGGACGGCATCGCCTGCGAGAAGAAGTGACACCAAAGATGCTCGGTGATCTCGACGGTCGGCGTCGTGGCGGCGGCGATCATCATGTGAAGTCCGTTGGGCGGATGAGGCCTTCTCGGTGACGAAGATCGGTAGCATCGGCGAATGAGCGCCGCGCCTGACATCGATGAGATCGCAGCCCACGAACTGATCGAGCGATTCTCCGAGGCAGTGTTCGAAAGGAAGTCATTCCGTCAGGCGATGACGCTCATGACTCCCGGCAGCCGGCGAGAGTGGGCGAACGATTGGGTGATGGGTGAGCTCGAGTGCGGTCGCGATCTTCTGCAATGGTCAGAGCGAAAGGACGATACCGAGGCTCTGGCGTCGATGGACAGCGATCATCGTGTCTGGCAACTGTTCGCGGACGAGACCTTGGAGACGTGGCAGGAGCAGTGGGCCGCGCTTCCGGACGTAGTTCACGGGCAAGGTGACGCAGTCCTCTCCTTTCGGCGCCATCGCA contains these protein-coding regions:
- a CDS encoding excalibur calcium-binding domain-containing protein → MLRQITTAVCTVAIAGVGVVAVTSPAEAASKTYKNCTALNKDYKHGVGKPGAKDKTSGTPVTNFKRSAKIYKKNKKSDRDKDGIACEKK